From Loxodonta africana isolate mLoxAfr1 chromosome 2, mLoxAfr1.hap2, whole genome shotgun sequence, the proteins below share one genomic window:
- the LOC100654180 gene encoding olfactory receptor 2Y1-like, with product MGGFNTSYRDGFILVGFSDWPQLELALFIFISIFYPLTLFGNITIITLSRLDLRLQTPMYFFLCNLSFLDLCFTTSTVPQLLINLHGSDRTITYGGCVAQLFIFLALGSTECVLLVVMAFDRYAAVCRPLHYTTIMHPRLCQTLAAISWVGGFMNSAVQTGLMMAMPLCGLHHLNHFFCEMPVLLKMACEDIQGTEVKMFVARVIIVMLPAALILGSYVHIAQAVLRVKSVAGRRKAFGTCGSHLLVVFLFYGSAIYTYLQPMHSYSPSEGKFVALFYTIITPMLNPLIYTLRNKDVKGALKKIVRKGRDSV from the coding sequence ATGGGAGGGTTCAACACTAGTTACCGAGATGGCTTCATTTTGGTGGGCTTTTCAGATTGGCCTCAACTGGAACTTGCCCTTTTCatctttatttcaattttttaccCCCTAACTCTCTTTGGCAATATCACCATCATCACTCTATCCCGCCTGGATCTGCGGTTGCaaacacccatgtactttttcctctgtAATCTCTCCTTCCTGGACCTCTGCTTCACTACCAGCACTGTGCCCCAGCTTCTGATCAACCTTCATGGATCTGACCGGACCATCACCTACGGAGGGTGTGTGGCCCAGCTCTTTATCTTCCTCGCCCTGGGCTCCACTGAGTGTGTGCTCCTGGTGGTGATGGCCTTTGATCGCTATGCTGCTGTCTGTCGACCACTCCACTACACGACCATTATGCACCCCCGACTCTGCCAGACACTGGCTGCCATCTCCTGGGTGGGAGGCTTCATGAACTCTGCAGTTCAGACAGGTCTCATGATGGCCATGCCGCTCTGTGGCCTCCATCACCTGAACCACTTCTTCTGTGAGATGCCTGTTCTCCTGAAGATGGCTTGTGAGGATATACAAGGTACAGAGGTGAAGATGTTTGTGGCCCGAGTAATTATTGTAATGCTTCCTGCAGCACTAATTCTAGGCTCTTATGTACACATTGCTCAGGCTGTGCTGAGAGTCAAATCAGTTGCTGGACGCAGAAAGGCTTTTGGGACTTGTGGGTCACACCTCTTGGTAGTTTTCCTTTTCTATGGCTCAGCCATCTACACGTACCTCCAACCCATGCATAGTTATTCTCCAAGTGAAGGAAAGTTTGTTGCACTTTTTTATACTATAATTACCCCCATGCTCAATCCTCTCATTTATACCCTAAGGAATAAGGATGTGAAGGGGGCTCTGAAGAAGATAGTACGGAAAGGCAGAGACTCAGTGTag